TACCCTTTACATAAGATACCTAACCATATATACTTTAATATACCTATATAGGGGTAAAATTGGTATGATGGAAGGGGAAAGAAATGGAAATTAAATATACAACCTTCAAAGGGCGTCATTTGTATATAGGTGTAGGAACCTATGAAGAAGTCGAAGCACTCAATATAGAAAAGGATTTTAATCATGTTTTGTCTACCTTGCGTTCAATAAAACATATATCACATCGTTTATTGGGATTGAACTGTGAGGAGAAAGTTGACCGTTCTATCGTTGGATTAAGATCCTTGAATGATAATATAATAAAGAGGGATATACGTGGAACCAGAAAAGCAGTATGAAAAAGACTTTAAAGAATTTATAGAAATATTAAATAAGCACGGTGTTGAATATATGATTGTTGGTGCCTATGCTGTTATGTTTCATACTCACATTTCTCGGGACACAAAAGATATTGCTTTTTGGATTAACAGAACAGAAGAAAATGTTAAAAAGTGCATAGAGGCTATAGAAGAATTTTCAGGGGAGCGTGTTAATGCTGACAGTCTGCTTATAAAAGATAGTTTAGTCTTTATCGGCCAAGAGCCGTATAGGATTGATATATTAAATGAGCAAGGTGATTTACACTTCAATAAGGCTTACTCGAATAAAACAGAAGGTATATTTTTTGAAACAAAAACAACATATATCTCTAAAATAGATTTGTTAGCTCTCAAAGAATATTATC
The sequence above is a segment of the Deltaproteobacteria bacterium genome. Coding sequences within it:
- a CDS encoding nucleotidyltransferase encodes the protein MEPEKQYEKDFKEFIEILNKHGVEYMIVGAYAVMFHTHISRDTKDIAFWINRTEENVKKCIEAIEEFSGERVNADSLLIKDSLVFIGQEPYRIDILNEQGDLHFNKAYSNKTEGIFFETKTTYISKIDLLALKEYYHRDQDIKDIKRLKKTEEVQDIKPRGRHR